In Hyperolius riggenbachi isolate aHypRig1 chromosome 10, aHypRig1.pri, whole genome shotgun sequence, a genomic segment contains:
- the LOC137535181 gene encoding zinc finger protein 16-like isoform X2, with protein MEEGDMMRTSKEEEEETYVRSDQQFMEEGDMMRTSKEEEEETYVRSDQQSMEEGDMMRTSKEEEEETYVRSDQQFMEEGDMMRTSKEEEEETYVRSDQQSTEEGDMMGDMMRTIKEEEEITVKCEQQSIEDVIMVAVKKEFYVDTSVGGRDVGNTSEEHLNSSPEDNAEDNGITQCSAGGNPNTGNSCHGGHSADRGAAPSNGEETYEKSQAVTTDIHLPFHRASTTTDPSDLGESSCATSHRATNRDCQRFPHPECNKSSNSEISLFTKKMHSFKRPVLCSECGKCFRWKSELVRHQRVHTGEKPFSCPECGKFFTQKVGVRHQRIHTDGYSMTNPPERCTGSLYSQDCPQEDLTTPHHYQDDEQFVFKPEVKEETKEMFVRSDQQRIKEGDMMGTIKEDEEETNVSSDQQTMEEGDMMGTIKEEEEETYVRSDKQTMEKGDMMTTIKEEEEEEETYVKSDQQSMEEGDMTRTIKEEGRSPNISEDGHSVGNNLRRSFPVSAGDNDITQHPPGVRHIIPTIHHTPDPFNPEESFDSHSEERSHDPSDSEESSDKSHSVRHVGQKIFSCSECHKYFTKKSSLVVHLRSHTGERPFSCSECGKCFIIKVYLLRHQRSHTGERPFLCSDCGKCFSLKQTLVRHQRRHTDERPFSCSKCGKAFTQKVSLLAHQSVHTVVFPFSCSECGKGFIWKGKLLKHQQIHIGERPFSCSECGKYFIRKERLLDHQRSHTGERPFSCSECGKSFSAKQNLLMHQKIHTGEWPFLCSECGKSFTQKRSLLAHQSIHTGVFPFSCLKCGKGFTLKGNLLKHQIIHIGEHPFSCLKCGKCFIRKEKLLDHQRSHTGERPFSCSVCGKCFRSKENLYMHQKIHTGERPFSCSECGKCFIQKRRLIDHLKIHTSERPFSCSECGKGFIRKNKLMDHLRSHTGERPFSCSDCGRRFSSKGSVLRHRVTHTGERPFVCSECGKGFSQKGSLLKHQRTHRGERPFSCPECGKCFATKASLSRHQKSHAH; from the exons atggaggagggtgacatgatgaggacaagtaaagaggaagaagaagagacatatgtgaggagtgatcagcagtttatggaggagggtgacatgatgaggacaagtaaagaggaagaagaagagacatatgtgaggagtgatcagcagtctatggaggagggtgacatgatgaggacaagtaaagaggaagaagaagagacatatgtgaggagtgatcagcagtttatggaggagggtgacatgatgaggacaagtaaagaggaagaagaagagacatatgtgaggagtgatcagcagtctacggaggagggtgacatgatgggtgacatgatgaggacaattaaagaggaagaagagataaCTGTAAAGTGTGAACAACAGTCTATAGAAGATGTAATCATGGTGGCAGTTAAAAAGGAATTCTATGTAGATACCAGTGTAG GGGGTCGGGATGTTGGGAACACCTCAGAGGAACATCTTAATTCATCTCCAGAGGACAATGCAGAAGATAATGGCATCACACAATGTTCTGCAGGAGGAAACCCCAATACTGGAAACTCCTGTCACGGAGGTCACAGTGCAGATAGAGGAGCAGCTCCCTCTAATGGTGAGGAGACTTATGAAAAATCACAAGCTGTCACCACAGATATCCATCTGCCATTTCACAGAGCCAGTACAACAACAGACCCATCTGATCTGGGGGAATCTTCTTGTGCCACGTCACATCGAGCCACCAACAGAGACTGTCAAAGATTTCCACATCCTGAATGCAACAAAAGTTCTAACTCTGAAATATCTCTTTTTACAAAGAAGATGCATTCATTCAAGCGGCCAGTTttatgctcagagtgtgggaaatgttttagatggAAATCAGAACTTGTTCGACATCAGAGAGTTCACACCGGCGAAAAGCCATTTtcctgtccagagtgtgggaaattttttacgCAAAAAGTTGGTGttagacaccagagaattcacacag aTGGATACAGTATGACAAACCCACCAGAGCgatgtacaggttctctttattcccaggattgtccacaggaagatctcaccaccccccaccattatcag gatgATGAGCAGTTTGTTTTCAAACCAGAGGTTAAAGAAGAAACAAAAGAAATgtttgtgaggagtgatcagcaaaggataaaggagggtgacatgatggggacaattaaagaggatgaAGAAGAGACGAATGTGAGtagtgatcagcagactatggaggagggtgacatgatggggacaattaaagaggaagaagaagagacatatgtgaggagtgataagcagactatggagaagggtgacatgatgacgacaattaaagaggaagaagaagaagaagagacgtatgtgaagagtgatcagcagtctatggaggagggtgacatgacgaGGACTATTAAAGAGGAGGGACGTTCTCCAAATATCAGTGAAG ATGGGCACAGTGTTGGAAATAACTTGAGGAGGAGTTTTCCTGTATCGGCAGGAGACAATGACATCACCCAGCATCCTCCAGGAGTAAGGCACATTATTCCAACTATACATCACACACCAGATCCTTTTAATCCTGAGGAATCTTTTGATAGTCACAGTGAGGAGAGGTCACATGACCCATCTGACTCTGAGGAATCTTCTGATAAATCTCATAGTGTCAGACATGTAGGTCAAAAGATATTTTCATGTTCTGAATGTCATAAATATTTCACAAAGAAGTCGAGTCTTGTTGTCCACCTGAGAAGTCACACTGGtgagcgtcctttttcatgttcagagtgtgggaaatgttttattataAAAGTCTACCTTctaagacaccagagaagtcacactggTGAGCGTCCTTTTTTATGTTCTGATTGTGGAAAATGCTTTAGTTTGAAACAGACCCTTGTGAGACATCAGAGGAGGCACACAGATGAGCGGCCATTTTCATGTTCCAAGTGTGGGAAAGCTTTCACTCAGAAAGTAAGCCTCCTTGCCCATCAAAGTGTTCACACTGTCGTgtttcctttttcatgttcagagtgtgggaaagggtttaTTTGGAAAGGAAAGCTTCTTAAACACCAGCAAATTCATATAGGAgagcgtcctttttcatgttcagagtgtgggaagtatTTTATTCGGAAAGAAAGGTTGCTTGACCATCaaagaagtcacacaggtgagcgtcctttttcatgttcagagtgtgggaaatccttTAGTGCCAAACAAAACCTTCTTATGCACCAGAAGATTCACACAGGTGAGTGGccatttttatgttcagagtgtgggaaaagtttcacTCAGAAAAGAAGCCTACTAGCACATCAAAGTATTCACACAGGTGTTTTCCCGTTTTCGTGTTTGAAGTGTGGGAAAGGGTTTACTTTGAAAGGAAATCTTCTTAAGCACCAGATAATTCATATAGGAGAGCATCCTTTTTCATGTTTGAAgtgtggaaagtgttttattCGGAAAGAAAAATTGCTTGACCATCAAAGAAGTCACACAGGCGAGCGGCCCTTTTCatgttcagtgtgtgggaaatgctttagaTCTAAAGAAAACCTTTATATGCACCAGAaaattcacacaggtgagcgtcctttttcatgttcagagtgtgggaaatgtttcattcaGAAAAGGAGATTAATTGATCATCTGAAAATTCACACAAGtgagcgtcctttttcatgttcagagtgtgggaaaggttttattCGTAAAAATAAATTAATGGATCAtctgagaagtcacacaggagagcggcCCTTTTCATGTTCAGATTGCGGAAGACGCTTTAGTAGCAAAGGTAGCGTACTCAGACACCGGGTAACACATACTGGGGAGCGGCCATttgtgtgttcagagtgtgggaaaggcttcAGTCAGAAAGGAAGCCTGCTTAAGCACCAGAGAACTCATAGAGGAGAGCGACCCTTTtcttgtcctgagtgtgggaaatgctttgcaaCTAAAGCAAGTCTAAGCAGACATCAAAAGTCTCATGCCCACTGA
- the LOC137535181 gene encoding zinc finger protein 16-like isoform X1: MEEGDMMRTSKEEEEETYVRSDQQFMEEGDMMRTSKEEEEETYVRSDQQSMEEGDMMRTSKEEEEETYVRSDQQFMEEGDMMRTSKEEEEETYVRSDQQSTEEGDMMGDMMRTIKEEEEITVKCEQQSIEDVIMVAVKKEFYVDTSVGGRDVGNTSEEHLNSSPEDNAEDNGITQCSAGGNPNTGNSCHGGHSADRGAAPSNGEETYEKSQAVTTDIHLPFHRASTTTDPSDLGESSCATSHRATNRDCQRFPHPECNKSSNSEISLFTKKMHSFKRPVLCSECGKCFRWKSELVRHQRVHTGEKPFSCPECGKFFTQKVGVRHQRIHTDGYSMTNPPERCTGSLYSQDCPQEDLTTPHHYQDDEQFVFKPEVKEETKEMFVRSDQQRIKEGDMMGTIKEDEEETNVSSDQQTMEEGDMMGTIKEEEEETYVRSDKQTMEKGDMMTTIKEEEEEEETYVKSDQQSMEEGDMTRTIKEEGRSPNISEADGHSVGNNLRRSFPVSAGDNDITQHPPGVRHIIPTIHHTPDPFNPEESFDSHSEERSHDPSDSEESSDKSHSVRHVGQKIFSCSECHKYFTKKSSLVVHLRSHTGERPFSCSECGKCFIIKVYLLRHQRSHTGERPFLCSDCGKCFSLKQTLVRHQRRHTDERPFSCSKCGKAFTQKVSLLAHQSVHTVVFPFSCSECGKGFIWKGKLLKHQQIHIGERPFSCSECGKYFIRKERLLDHQRSHTGERPFSCSECGKSFSAKQNLLMHQKIHTGEWPFLCSECGKSFTQKRSLLAHQSIHTGVFPFSCLKCGKGFTLKGNLLKHQIIHIGEHPFSCLKCGKCFIRKEKLLDHQRSHTGERPFSCSVCGKCFRSKENLYMHQKIHTGERPFSCSECGKCFIQKRRLIDHLKIHTSERPFSCSECGKGFIRKNKLMDHLRSHTGERPFSCSDCGRRFSSKGSVLRHRVTHTGERPFVCSECGKGFSQKGSLLKHQRTHRGERPFSCPECGKCFATKASLSRHQKSHAH; encoded by the exons atggaggagggtgacatgatgaggacaagtaaagaggaagaagaagagacatatgtgaggagtgatcagcagtttatggaggagggtgacatgatgaggacaagtaaagaggaagaagaagagacatatgtgaggagtgatcagcagtctatggaggagggtgacatgatgaggacaagtaaagaggaagaagaagagacatatgtgaggagtgatcagcagtttatggaggagggtgacatgatgaggacaagtaaagaggaagaagaagagacatatgtgaggagtgatcagcagtctacggaggagggtgacatgatgggtgacatgatgaggacaattaaagaggaagaagagataaCTGTAAAGTGTGAACAACAGTCTATAGAAGATGTAATCATGGTGGCAGTTAAAAAGGAATTCTATGTAGATACCAGTGTAG GGGGTCGGGATGTTGGGAACACCTCAGAGGAACATCTTAATTCATCTCCAGAGGACAATGCAGAAGATAATGGCATCACACAATGTTCTGCAGGAGGAAACCCCAATACTGGAAACTCCTGTCACGGAGGTCACAGTGCAGATAGAGGAGCAGCTCCCTCTAATGGTGAGGAGACTTATGAAAAATCACAAGCTGTCACCACAGATATCCATCTGCCATTTCACAGAGCCAGTACAACAACAGACCCATCTGATCTGGGGGAATCTTCTTGTGCCACGTCACATCGAGCCACCAACAGAGACTGTCAAAGATTTCCACATCCTGAATGCAACAAAAGTTCTAACTCTGAAATATCTCTTTTTACAAAGAAGATGCATTCATTCAAGCGGCCAGTTttatgctcagagtgtgggaaatgttttagatggAAATCAGAACTTGTTCGACATCAGAGAGTTCACACCGGCGAAAAGCCATTTtcctgtccagagtgtgggaaattttttacgCAAAAAGTTGGTGttagacaccagagaattcacacag aTGGATACAGTATGACAAACCCACCAGAGCgatgtacaggttctctttattcccaggattgtccacaggaagatctcaccaccccccaccattatcag gatgATGAGCAGTTTGTTTTCAAACCAGAGGTTAAAGAAGAAACAAAAGAAATgtttgtgaggagtgatcagcaaaggataaaggagggtgacatgatggggacaattaaagaggatgaAGAAGAGACGAATGTGAGtagtgatcagcagactatggaggagggtgacatgatggggacaattaaagaggaagaagaagagacatatgtgaggagtgataagcagactatggagaagggtgacatgatgacgacaattaaagaggaagaagaagaagaagagacgtatgtgaagagtgatcagcagtctatggaggagggtgacatgacgaGGACTATTAAAGAGGAGGGACGTTCTCCAAATATCAGTGAAG CAGATGGGCACAGTGTTGGAAATAACTTGAGGAGGAGTTTTCCTGTATCGGCAGGAGACAATGACATCACCCAGCATCCTCCAGGAGTAAGGCACATTATTCCAACTATACATCACACACCAGATCCTTTTAATCCTGAGGAATCTTTTGATAGTCACAGTGAGGAGAGGTCACATGACCCATCTGACTCTGAGGAATCTTCTGATAAATCTCATAGTGTCAGACATGTAGGTCAAAAGATATTTTCATGTTCTGAATGTCATAAATATTTCACAAAGAAGTCGAGTCTTGTTGTCCACCTGAGAAGTCACACTGGtgagcgtcctttttcatgttcagagtgtgggaaatgttttattataAAAGTCTACCTTctaagacaccagagaagtcacactggTGAGCGTCCTTTTTTATGTTCTGATTGTGGAAAATGCTTTAGTTTGAAACAGACCCTTGTGAGACATCAGAGGAGGCACACAGATGAGCGGCCATTTTCATGTTCCAAGTGTGGGAAAGCTTTCACTCAGAAAGTAAGCCTCCTTGCCCATCAAAGTGTTCACACTGTCGTgtttcctttttcatgttcagagtgtgggaaagggtttaTTTGGAAAGGAAAGCTTCTTAAACACCAGCAAATTCATATAGGAgagcgtcctttttcatgttcagagtgtgggaagtatTTTATTCGGAAAGAAAGGTTGCTTGACCATCaaagaagtcacacaggtgagcgtcctttttcatgttcagagtgtgggaaatccttTAGTGCCAAACAAAACCTTCTTATGCACCAGAAGATTCACACAGGTGAGTGGccatttttatgttcagagtgtgggaaaagtttcacTCAGAAAAGAAGCCTACTAGCACATCAAAGTATTCACACAGGTGTTTTCCCGTTTTCGTGTTTGAAGTGTGGGAAAGGGTTTACTTTGAAAGGAAATCTTCTTAAGCACCAGATAATTCATATAGGAGAGCATCCTTTTTCATGTTTGAAgtgtggaaagtgttttattCGGAAAGAAAAATTGCTTGACCATCAAAGAAGTCACACAGGCGAGCGGCCCTTTTCatgttcagtgtgtgggaaatgctttagaTCTAAAGAAAACCTTTATATGCACCAGAaaattcacacaggtgagcgtcctttttcatgttcagagtgtgggaaatgtttcattcaGAAAAGGAGATTAATTGATCATCTGAAAATTCACACAAGtgagcgtcctttttcatgttcagagtgtgggaaaggttttattCGTAAAAATAAATTAATGGATCAtctgagaagtcacacaggagagcggcCCTTTTCATGTTCAGATTGCGGAAGACGCTTTAGTAGCAAAGGTAGCGTACTCAGACACCGGGTAACACATACTGGGGAGCGGCCATttgtgtgttcagagtgtgggaaaggcttcAGTCAGAAAGGAAGCCTGCTTAAGCACCAGAGAACTCATAGAGGAGAGCGACCCTTTtcttgtcctgagtgtgggaaatgctttgcaaCTAAAGCAAGTCTAAGCAGACATCAAAAGTCTCATGCCCACTGA